The following are from one region of the Pseudomonas lalucatii genome:
- the asd gene encoding aspartate-semialdehyde dehydrogenase — MKRVGLIGWRGMVGSVLMQRMLEERDFDLIEPVFFTTSNVGGQGPAIGKDIAPLKDAYSIDELKGLDVILTCQGGDYTSEVFPKLREAGWQGYWIDAASSLRMADDSVIVLDPVNRKVIDQSLDAGTKNYIGGNCTVSLMLMALGGLYEAGVVEWMSAMTYQAASGAGAQNMRELIRQMGAINGAVADDLADPASAILDIDRKVAEAMRGEAFPVDNFGVPLAGSLIPYIDKELPNGQSREEWKAQAETNKILGRFKSPIPVDGICVRIGAMRCHSQALTIKLNKDVPLSDIEGLISQHNPWVKLVPNQREASIRELGPTAVTGTLSVPVGRLRKLNMGSHYLGAFTVGDQLLWGAAEPLRRMLRILLER; from the coding sequence ATGAAACGTGTAGGTCTGATCGGTTGGCGTGGCATGGTCGGTTCCGTACTCATGCAGCGCATGCTGGAAGAGCGGGATTTCGACTTGATCGAGCCGGTGTTCTTCACCACCTCCAATGTCGGCGGCCAGGGGCCGGCCATCGGCAAGGACATCGCCCCGCTGAAGGACGCCTACAGCATCGACGAGCTGAAGGGTCTGGACGTGATCCTCACCTGCCAGGGCGGCGACTACACCAGCGAGGTCTTCCCCAAGCTGCGCGAGGCCGGCTGGCAGGGCTACTGGATCGACGCGGCGTCCTCGCTGCGCATGGCCGATGACTCGGTCATCGTGCTGGACCCGGTCAACCGCAAGGTGATCGACCAGTCCCTCGATGCCGGCACGAAGAACTACATCGGCGGCAACTGTACCGTCAGCCTGATGCTGATGGCCCTGGGTGGCCTGTACGAGGCCGGCGTGGTCGAGTGGATGAGCGCCATGACCTACCAGGCCGCCAGTGGCGCCGGCGCGCAGAACATGCGCGAGCTGATCAGGCAGATGGGCGCGATCAACGGCGCGGTAGCCGACGATCTGGCCGACCCGGCCAGCGCCATCCTCGACATCGACCGCAAGGTAGCCGAGGCCATGCGTGGCGAGGCCTTCCCGGTGGACAACTTCGGCGTGCCGCTGGCCGGCAGCCTGATCCCCTACATCGACAAGGAGCTGCCGAACGGGCAGAGCCGCGAGGAGTGGAAGGCCCAGGCCGAGACCAACAAGATCCTCGGTCGCTTCAAGAGCCCGATTCCGGTGGACGGCATCTGTGTGCGCATCGGCGCCATGCGTTGCCACAGCCAGGCGCTGACCATCAAGCTGAACAAGGATGTGCCGCTGTCCGATATCGAGGGCCTGATCAGCCAGCACAATCCCTGGGTCAAGCTGGTGCCGAACCAGCGCGAGGCGAGCATCCGCGAACTGGGCCCGACGGCTGTCACCGGTACCCTCAGCGTACCGGTCGGTCGCCTGCGCAAGCTGAACATGGGCTCGCACTACCTGGGCGCTTTCACCGTGGGCGACCAGCTGCTGTGGGGCGCGGCCGAGCCGCTGCGGCGCATGCTGCGGATCCTGCTGGAGCGCTGA
- the leuB gene encoding 3-isopropylmalate dehydrogenase — protein sequence MSKQILVLPGDGIGPEIMAEAVKVLQLANDKYALDFELSFDELGGAAYDKYGVPLADETLARARAADAILLGAVGGPKWDAIDPALRPERGLLKIRSQLGLFANLRPAILYPQLADASSLKPEVVAGLDILIVRELTGGIYFGQPRESKVLENGERMAYDTLPYSESEIRRIARVGFDMARVRNKKLCSVDKANVLASSQLWRTVVEEVARDYPDVELSHMYVDNAAMQLVRGPKQFDVMVTDNMFGDILSDEASMLTGSIGMLPSASLDADNKGMYEPCHGSAPDIAGQGIANPLATILSVSMMLRYSFNQGAAADAIELAVSKVLDQGLRTGDIHSAGMTRVGTATMGDAVVEALRSL from the coding sequence ATGAGCAAGCAGATTCTGGTTCTTCCCGGCGATGGCATCGGCCCGGAGATCATGGCCGAGGCGGTCAAGGTGCTGCAGCTGGCCAACGACAAGTACGCCCTGGACTTCGAGCTGAGCTTCGACGAGCTGGGTGGCGCCGCCTATGACAAGTACGGCGTGCCGCTGGCCGACGAGACCCTGGCCCGTGCCCGTGCCGCCGATGCCATCCTGCTCGGCGCCGTCGGCGGACCCAAGTGGGATGCCATCGACCCGGCCCTGCGCCCGGAGCGTGGCCTGCTGAAGATCCGCTCGCAGCTGGGGCTGTTCGCCAACCTGCGCCCGGCCATCCTCTATCCGCAACTGGCCGATGCCTCCTCGCTGAAGCCGGAGGTGGTGGCGGGCCTGGATATCCTCATCGTCCGCGAGCTGACCGGCGGCATCTACTTCGGTCAGCCGCGCGAGAGCAAGGTGTTGGAGAACGGCGAGCGCATGGCCTACGACACCCTGCCGTACAGCGAGAGCGAGATCCGCCGTATCGCCCGTGTCGGCTTCGACATGGCTCGGGTGCGCAACAAGAAGCTGTGCTCGGTGGACAAGGCCAACGTGCTGGCCTCCAGCCAGTTGTGGCGCACCGTGGTGGAGGAAGTGGCCAGGGACTATCCCGACGTCGAGCTGAGCCACATGTACGTGGACAACGCGGCGATGCAGCTGGTGCGCGGACCCAAGCAGTTCGACGTGATGGTCACCGACAACATGTTCGGCGACATCCTCTCGGATGAGGCTTCCATGCTCACCGGCTCCATCGGCATGCTGCCCTCGGCCTCGCTGGATGCCGACAACAAGGGCATGTACGAGCCGTGCCATGGCAGCGCGCCGGACATCGCGGGGCAGGGTATCGCCAACCCGCTGGCGACCATCCTGTCGGTGTCGATGATGCTGCGCTACAGCTTCAACCAGGGCGCCGCGGCCGACGCCATCGAACTCGCGGTGAGCAAGGTGCTCGACCAGGGGCTGCGCACCGGCGACATCCATTCCGCGGGCATGACCAGGGTCGGTACCGCGACCATGGGCGATGCGGTAGTCGAAGCGCTGCGCAGTCTGTAA
- the leuD gene encoding 3-isopropylmalate dehydratase small subunit, which yields MKAFTQHAGLVAPLDRANVDTDQIIPKQFLKSIKRSGFGPNLFDEWRYLDVGQPNQDCSQRPVNPQFVLNFPRYQGASVLLARENFGCGSSREHAPWALEEYGFRAIIAPSFADIFYNNSFKNGLLPIILAERDVDELFQQCEAEEGYQLTVDLAAQTVTRPDGKQYGFEVDAFRKHCLLNGLDDIGLTLQDAEAIEAFEAGYRQRSPWLFGAIK from the coding sequence ATGAAAGCCTTTACCCAGCATGCCGGCCTCGTCGCGCCGCTCGACCGCGCCAATGTCGACACCGATCAGATCATTCCCAAGCAGTTCCTCAAGTCGATCAAGCGTAGCGGCTTCGGGCCCAACCTGTTCGACGAGTGGCGCTACCTGGATGTCGGTCAGCCGAACCAGGACTGCTCCCAGCGCCCGGTCAACCCGCAGTTCGTGCTCAACTTCCCCCGTTACCAGGGCGCCAGCGTGTTGCTGGCACGGGAGAACTTCGGCTGTGGCTCGTCCCGCGAGCATGCACCCTGGGCGCTGGAGGAGTACGGTTTCCGCGCCATCATCGCGCCGAGTTTCGCCGATATCTTCTACAACAACAGCTTCAAGAACGGCCTGCTGCCGATCATTCTCGCCGAGCGCGACGTCGATGAACTGTTCCAGCAGTGCGAGGCGGAAGAGGGCTACCAACTGACCGTCGACCTGGCGGCGCAGACCGTGACCCGTCCGGACGGCAAGCAGTACGGCTTCGAGGTCGATGCCTTCCGCAAGCACTGCCTGCTCAACGGCCTGGACGACATCGGCCTGACCCTGCAGGATGCCGAGGCGATCGAGGCCTTCGAGGCTGGCTACCGGCAGCGCAGCCCCTGGCTGTTCGGCGCGATCAAATAA
- the leuC gene encoding 3-isopropylmalate dehydratase large subunit, protein MAGKTLYDKLWDMHEVKRRDDGSSLIYIDRHILHEVTSPQAFEGLRLAGRKPWRIDANIATPDHNVPTTKAERQGGLEAIVDEVSRIQVQTLDENCDDFGILEFKMNDSRQGIVHVVGPEQGATLPGMTVVCGDSHTSTHGAFGALAHGIGTSEVEHVLATQCLVAKKMKNMQVRVEGRLPFGVTAKDIVLAVIGKIGTAGGNGHALEFAGSAIRDLSLEGRMTICNMAIEAGARVGLVAVDEKTIAYVEGRPFAPKGADWDKAVAQWRELVSDADARFDTEVELRAEDIKPQVSWGTSPEMVLAVDQKVPDPAAEADPVKRDSIVRALKYMGLSANQPITDIMLDRVFIGSCTNSRIEDLRAAAEVAKGRKVAATVKQALVVPGSGLVKAQAEAEGLDKVFIEAGFEWREPGCSMCLAMNPDKLGSGEHCASTSNRNFEGRQGAGGRTHLVSPAMAAAAAVTGRFIDVRELIQA, encoded by the coding sequence ATGGCCGGCAAAACGCTCTACGACAAGCTCTGGGACATGCACGAGGTGAAGCGTCGCGACGATGGCTCGTCGCTGATCTATATCGATCGCCATATCCTCCACGAGGTGACCTCGCCGCAGGCCTTCGAGGGCCTGCGCCTGGCCGGCCGCAAGCCGTGGCGCATCGACGCCAACATCGCCACCCCGGACCACAACGTGCCGACCACCAAGGCCGAGCGCCAGGGCGGCCTGGAGGCGATCGTCGACGAGGTGTCGCGTATCCAGGTGCAGACCCTGGACGAGAACTGCGACGACTTCGGCATCCTCGAATTCAAGATGAACGACAGCCGCCAGGGCATCGTCCACGTGGTCGGCCCGGAGCAGGGCGCCACGCTGCCGGGCATGACCGTGGTCTGCGGCGATTCGCACACCTCCACCCACGGCGCCTTCGGTGCCCTGGCCCACGGCATCGGCACCTCCGAGGTCGAGCATGTGCTGGCGACCCAGTGCCTGGTGGCCAAGAAGATGAAGAACATGCAGGTGCGGGTAGAGGGCCGGCTGCCCTTCGGCGTCACCGCCAAGGACATAGTCCTCGCGGTGATCGGCAAGATCGGCACCGCCGGCGGCAATGGCCACGCCCTGGAGTTCGCCGGCAGCGCGATCCGCGATCTGTCCCTGGAAGGGCGCATGACCATCTGCAACATGGCGATCGAGGCAGGTGCGCGGGTCGGCCTGGTGGCGGTGGACGAGAAGACCATCGCCTATGTCGAGGGTCGCCCCTTCGCACCCAAGGGCGCGGACTGGGACAAGGCCGTCGCCCAGTGGCGCGAGCTGGTGTCGGATGCCGACGCCCGCTTCGACACCGAGGTCGAGTTGCGTGCCGAAGACATCAAGCCGCAGGTCAGCTGGGGCACCTCGCCCGAAATGGTCCTGGCGGTCGATCAGAAGGTGCCGGACCCGGCGGCCGAGGCCGACCCGGTCAAGCGCGACTCCATCGTCCGTGCCCTCAAGTATATGGGGCTGTCGGCGAATCAGCCGATTACCGACATCATGCTGGATCGGGTATTCATCGGTTCCTGCACCAACTCGCGGATCGAGGACCTGCGTGCCGCGGCCGAGGTGGCCAAGGGACGCAAGGTGGCGGCGACGGTCAAGCAGGCGCTGGTGGTGCCGGGTTCCGGCCTGGTCAAGGCGCAGGCCGAGGCGGAAGGCCTGGACAAGGTCTTCATCGAGGCCGGCTTCGAGTGGCGCGAGCCGGGCTGCTCCATGTGCCTGGCGATGAACCCGGACAAGCTGGGCAGCGGCGAGCATTGCGCCTCCACCTCCAATCGCAACTTCGAGGGGCGCCAGGGCGCCGGTGGGCGTACCCACCTGGTCAGCCCGGCCATGGCCGCCGCCGCGGCGGTGACCGGCCGCTTCATCGACGTACGCGAACTGATCCAGGCCTGA
- a CDS encoding LysR family transcriptional regulator, with translation MDLATLNAFIAIAETGSFSEAAERLHLTQPAVSKRIASLEQQLNVRLFDRLGREVSLTEAGRALLPRAYQILNVLDDTRRALTNLNGEIAGRLTLATSHHIGLHRLPPLLRAFTRAHPQVALDIQFLDSEVAYEEVLHGRAELAVITLAPETREPVRAVPVWDDPLDFVAAPEHPLARSGGVELADVARHPAVFPGGNTFTHHIVQRLFEAQGLTPNIAMSTNYLETIKMMVAIGLAWSVLPRTMLDDQVARLPLPGIQLSRQLGYILHTERTLSNAARAFMGLLDAQRGDLAPTSTQRLT, from the coding sequence ATGGACCTGGCCACCCTCAACGCCTTTATCGCCATCGCCGAGACCGGCAGCTTCTCGGAAGCCGCCGAGCGCCTGCACCTGACCCAGCCGGCGGTCAGCAAGCGCATCGCCAGCCTGGAACAGCAGTTGAACGTGCGCCTGTTCGACCGCCTCGGCCGCGAGGTGAGCCTGACCGAGGCCGGCCGCGCCCTACTGCCGCGGGCCTACCAAATCCTCAATGTGCTGGACGACACCCGCCGCGCCCTGACCAACCTCAACGGCGAGATCGCCGGCCGCCTGACCCTGGCCACCAGCCACCATATCGGCCTGCACCGCCTGCCGCCCTTGCTGCGCGCCTTCACCCGGGCGCACCCGCAGGTGGCGCTGGACATCCAGTTCCTCGACTCGGAGGTGGCCTACGAGGAGGTCCTGCACGGCCGCGCCGAACTGGCGGTGATCACCCTGGCGCCCGAGACCCGCGAGCCGGTACGCGCCGTGCCGGTCTGGGACGACCCACTGGACTTCGTCGCCGCCCCCGAGCATCCCCTGGCCCGCAGCGGCGGCGTCGAACTGGCCGACGTGGCACGCCACCCGGCGGTGTTTCCCGGCGGCAACACCTTCACCCACCACATCGTCCAACGCCTGTTCGAGGCCCAGGGCCTGACGCCGAACATCGCCATGAGCACCAACTACCTGGAGACCATCAAGATGATGGTGGCCATCGGCCTGGCCTGGAGCGTGCTGCCGCGCACCATGCTCGACGACCAGGTGGCCCGCCTGCCCCTGCCGGGCATTCAACTGTCACGACAGCTGGGCTATATCCTGCACACCGAGCGCACCCTGTCGAACGCCGCGCGGGCCTTCATGGGACTGCTCGACGCCCAGCGCGGCGATCTTGCACCGACCTCCACGCAACGGCTAACGTGA